A genome region from Panicum virgatum strain AP13 chromosome 4K, P.virgatum_v5, whole genome shotgun sequence includes the following:
- the LOC120705180 gene encoding berberine bridge enzyme-like Cyn d 4, giving the protein MAIVWRSLALSLLAAFFAVLHRAASAAPAALSPDTASFLRCLAVDLPPQVLHTNASPSYTSVLESSIKNLLFVAPATPTPVAIVAAAGASHVQAAVRCGARHGVRVRPRSGGHDYEGLSYRALSAARPFAVVDLAALRAVRVDAGRRTAWVGSGATLGELYYAIANRSARLGFPGGVGPTVGVGGHLSGGGFGLLLRKHGLAADHVVDAVIVDAEGRLLDRVAMGEDLFWAIRGGGGGSFGVVLRWKLRLVRVPATVAVFTVHRARNQSATALLARWQRVAPALPRDVFLRAVLQNQDAQFESLYLGPCAGLVAAMAARFPELGVTPRDCVEMAWIESVLYFAFYGAGKPREQLLDRGAGPERYFKAKSDYVSAPVPSHAWESAWRWLRRDGAGLLILDPYGGRMAGVSPSATPFPHRRELFNLQYYGFWFENGTGVAEKHVGWVRGVHREMEPYVSRNPRGAYVNYRDLDLGVNGDDDDGGEGGYEKARAWGEAYFKANFERLAAVKAKVDPHDFFRNEQSTPPLPSSRKGLL; this is encoded by the coding sequence ATGGCCATTGTCTGGCGGAGCCTTGCGCTATCACTCCTCGCGGCTTTCTTCGCCGTCCTGCACCGTGCGGCCTCCGCCGCACCGGCTGCTCTGTCGCCGGATACGGCGTCCTTCCTCCGCTGCCTCGCCGTCGACCTCCCCCCGCAGGTCCTCCACACGAACGCGTCCCCGTCGTACACGTCCGTCCTCGAGTCCTCCATCAAGAACCTGCTGTTCGTGGCGCCGGCGACCCCAACGCCGGTCGCCATCGTCGCGGCGGCTGGCGCCTCCCACGTCCAGGCCGCCGTGCGCTGCGGCGCGCGCCACGGCGTCCGCGTGCGCCCGCGGAGCGGCGGCCACGACTACGAGGGCCTGTCCTACCGCGCCCTGAGCGCGGCGCGCCCCTTCGCCGTTGTCGACCTGGCCGCGCTCCGCGCCGTCCGCGTCGACGCCGGGCGCCGGACGGCGTGGGTCGGCTCCGGCGCGACGCTCGGCGAGCTCTACTACGCGATCGCCAACCGCAGCGCGCGCCTCGGGTTCCCCGGCGGGGTCGGCCCGACGGTGGGCGTCGGCGGCCACCTCAGCGGGGGCGGCTTCGGGCTCCTGCTGCGGAAGCACGGCCTCGCCGCGGACCACGTGGTCGACGCCGTCATCGTCGACGCCGAGGGGAGGCTCCTGGACCGGGTCGCCATGGGGGAGGACCTCTTCTGGGCcatccggggcggcggcggcgggagcttcGGCGTCGTGCTGCGCTGGAAGCTGCGGCTGGTGCGCGTGCCGGCGACCGTCGCGGTGTTCACCGTCCACCGCGCCAGGAACCAGTCCGCGACCGCGCTCCTCGCCCGGTGGCAGCGCGTGGCGCCGGCGCTGCCCCGCGACGTCTTCCTCCGCGCCGTGCTCCAGAACCAGGACGCGCAGTTCGAGTCCCTCTACCTCGGCCCGTGCGCCGGCCTCGTCGCAGCGATGGCCGCGAGATTCCCGGAGCTCGGCGTGACACCGCGGGACTGCGTCGAGATGGCGTGGATCGAGTCGGTGCTCTACTTCGCCTTCTACGGCGCGGGGAAGCCGAGGGAGCAGCTCCTGGACCGGGGCGCCGGGCCGGAGCGCTACTTCAAGGCCAAGTCGGACTACGTGAGCGCGCCCGTGCCGAGCCACGCGTGGGAGAGCGCGTGGCGCTGGCTCCGCAGGGACGGCGCCGGGCTGCTCATCCTGGACCCCTACGGCGGCAGGATGGCCGGCGTGTCGCCGTCGGCGACGCCGTTCCCGCACCGGCGGGAGCTATTCAACCTCCAGTACTACGGGTTCTGGTTCGAGAACGGGACGGGGGTGGCGGAGAAGCATGTGGGGTGGGTCAGGGGGGTGCACCGGGAGATGGAGCCGTACGTGAGCAGGAATCCCAGGGGCGCGTACGTCAACTACAGGGACTTGGACCTCGGCGTGAacggtgacgacgacgacggtggcGAGGGTGGCTACGAGAAGGCGAGAGCTTGGGGGGAGGCGTACTTCAAGGCGAACTTCGAGAGGCTTGCCGCGGTAAAGGCTAAGGTGGATCCCCATGACTTCTTCAGGAACGAGCAGAGCACTCCTCCGCTTCCGTCGTCCCGGAAAGGCTTGTTGTAG